The following are from one region of the Paenibacillus sp. JZ16 genome:
- a CDS encoding ABC transporter permease, whose protein sequence is MKLFLRKIRVHYQLYLLFLPTLAYFVIFQYIPMYGVQIAFKDFLATRGIIGSPWVGLEHFERFFNSFQFWTLIKNTLGLSLYGLALGFPIPILLALLLNQLSSRRFKRFVQTVTYAPHFVSTVVIVGMLTIFLSPGSGLINHLIVGLGGDPVFFLGSPEWFKTLHVLSGVWQGAGWGAIIYLAALAGVDPGLHEAAIIDGATKLQRIRYIDIPSILPTIIIVLILQLGSIMTVGFEKTFLMQNSLNLDSSEVISTYVYKTGLLGTQYSFSAAVGLFDSIVNFILLVTVNRIAKKQTETSLW, encoded by the coding sequence ATGAAGCTGTTTCTGCGAAAAATCAGAGTGCATTACCAGCTGTACCTATTGTTTTTACCTACGCTTGCGTACTTCGTGATTTTTCAATATATACCGATGTACGGCGTGCAGATCGCGTTTAAAGACTTTTTGGCGACAAGGGGAATTATCGGAAGTCCTTGGGTCGGTTTGGAACACTTCGAGCGTTTTTTTAATTCCTTCCAGTTCTGGACTTTAATCAAAAATACACTGGGCTTGAGTTTATACGGGTTGGCTCTAGGATTTCCGATACCAATCCTGCTTGCGCTTCTGCTCAACCAACTGTCCAGTCGCCGTTTTAAACGGTTTGTCCAGACCGTAACCTATGCGCCTCACTTTGTATCGACGGTTGTCATTGTGGGGATGCTGACGATTTTTCTGTCCCCGGGCAGCGGATTGATCAATCATCTTATCGTTGGTTTGGGAGGGGATCCTGTCTTTTTTCTCGGCTCGCCGGAATGGTTCAAGACACTGCATGTTCTTTCTGGCGTATGGCAGGGGGCAGGCTGGGGGGCGATCATCTATTTGGCTGCATTGGCAGGGGTGGATCCGGGGCTTCATGAAGCCGCCATCATCGATGGGGCGACTAAACTGCAGCGAATACGCTACATCGACATCCCCTCGATCCTGCCGACAATCATCATTGTACTCATCCTGCAGCTGGGTTCGATCATGACGGTCGGTTTCGAGAAGACCTTTTTGATGCAGAACTCCTTGAATCTGGACTCGTCGGAAGTGATATCGACCTATGTGTATAAGACAGGGCTGCTGGGTACCCAATACAGCTTCTCGGCGGCGGTAGGCTTGTTCGATTCCATCGTGAATTTTATCCTGCTCGTCACCGTCAACCGGATCGCCAAAAAACAGACCGAAACGAGTCTTTGGTAG
- a CDS encoding carbohydrate ABC transporter permease — translation MHSRSRADRVFDLFNYAFLTLLLIVILYPLYFIIIASVSDPISVSGGKVWLFPVDFTLEGYQRIMENQTIWVGYKNTLVYMTVGTAVNVAITVTGAYPLSRKDMYGRNLFMFLITFTMFFSGGLIPTYLLVKSLGLMNSMWALILPGAVSVWNLIITRTFFQHNIPDELREAAAMDGCSDFKFFLQVALPLSKSILAVLVLFYGVSHWNSFFSALIYLRNEAQYPLQLVLRNILIQNEVQELMNLDLGASNSLSESIKYGVIIVASIPVLILYPMVQKYFVKGVMIGSLKG, via the coding sequence ATGCATTCCAGATCAAGGGCGGATAGAGTGTTCGATTTATTCAACTATGCGTTTCTTACGCTGCTGCTCATTGTGATCCTATATCCATTGTATTTTATTATCATCGCATCTGTAAGTGATCCGATTAGCGTAAGCGGGGGCAAGGTATGGCTGTTTCCTGTCGATTTTACCCTTGAGGGGTATCAGAGGATAATGGAGAACCAGACGATATGGGTCGGATACAAAAATACGCTCGTTTACATGACGGTCGGGACTGCGGTCAATGTAGCCATAACCGTTACGGGGGCTTACCCCCTGTCCCGCAAAGACATGTACGGCCGGAATCTGTTCATGTTTCTCATTACGTTCACCATGTTTTTCAGCGGAGGGCTTATTCCGACCTACCTGCTGGTTAAATCTTTGGGCTTGATGAATTCCATGTGGGCTTTGATATTACCAGGGGCCGTCAGTGTCTGGAATCTGATTATTACCCGTACCTTCTTCCAACACAACATTCCGGATGAACTCCGGGAGGCGGCAGCCATGGACGGCTGCTCGGATTTCAAGTTTTTTCTGCAAGTGGCGCTTCCATTATCAAAATCCATTCTGGCCGTTCTAGTCCTGTTTTACGGGGTAAGCCATTGGAATTCGTTCTTCAGCGCGCTGATCTATTTAAGGAATGAAGCTCAGTACCCGCTTCAGCTGGTCCTGCGGAACATACTCATCCAGAACGAGGTGCAGGAACTAATGAACCTGGATCTCGGTGCCAGCAACAGCTTGTCGGAATCCATCAAATACGGGGTCATCATCGTAGCCAGCATTCCTGTGCTCATCCTGTATCCGATGGTTCAGAAGTATTTTGTGAAAGGTGTCATGATTGGTTCTTTGAAAGGCTAA
- a CDS encoding extracellular solute-binding protein, with protein MKRWMARSTAYAVAAALLLAGCSSGNEAKEGAQAPSTEANFNETGLPVVNEEIRIRIPVVKQHYHKDYNEMVLVQDLEEKTNIDVEWEQIPSESWTEKKNLILASGEFPDAFFNGLTTQDVVDYGTEGVLIPLEDLIDKYAPNIKKILDENPQVRRMATAPDGHIYSIPWFEDQAHFQYRNTFLLNKTWLDKLGLEVPTTPDELIAVLKAFKEQDPNGNGEADEIPSTFRHNTTTNGYYELFGAFGLADALTGFSVKDKKVVFEPAIPEYKMAIAFLNRLYEEGLLDQESFTQDAKQMLSKTKDETPKVGLIASFNGTYELGDRVHEYVAMPPLKGPEGHQLWRRQDNRIILNFFSITKNNPYPEATMRLVDTLNDPKSAMQFKYGPFGTHLKEKSDGKIEIVPPQDGMDISTWIGSTTPSTAFPLLVSSEWLQKLEKSESDKLRNGFYEIYKPYIVPEDRTYPNLYMTAEENKRLGVLATDIMTYVRKMEAKWIVEGGIEAEWDKYVEDLKRMGLDEMIEIKQQAYDRYIRS; from the coding sequence TTGAAACGATGGATGGCGAGGTCTACGGCATACGCGGTGGCGGCGGCTCTTCTTCTGGCGGGCTGCAGCAGCGGAAATGAAGCAAAGGAAGGTGCACAGGCGCCAAGCACCGAAGCGAATTTCAACGAAACGGGACTTCCGGTCGTAAATGAAGAGATCCGCATCCGGATTCCGGTTGTCAAACAGCATTATCACAAGGATTATAACGAAATGGTGCTGGTGCAGGACCTGGAGGAAAAAACGAATATCGATGTCGAGTGGGAACAGATCCCGTCTGAGAGCTGGACCGAGAAGAAAAATTTAATTCTGGCCAGCGGAGAATTCCCGGACGCATTTTTCAACGGGCTGACGACACAGGATGTGGTGGATTACGGAACGGAGGGCGTTCTGATTCCCTTGGAGGATTTGATCGACAAATACGCGCCGAACATCAAGAAAATTTTGGATGAGAATCCGCAAGTACGGCGGATGGCTACGGCGCCGGACGGACACATATATTCCATCCCGTGGTTTGAAGATCAGGCCCATTTTCAATATCGGAACACATTTCTGTTGAATAAAACGTGGCTGGATAAACTCGGCCTTGAAGTGCCGACAACGCCGGATGAATTGATTGCAGTGCTAAAGGCGTTCAAAGAGCAAGATCCGAACGGGAACGGCGAAGCGGATGAAATCCCGTCAACCTTCCGTCACAACACGACGACGAATGGGTACTATGAGCTGTTTGGGGCGTTTGGGCTTGCCGATGCGCTTACCGGCTTCTCCGTCAAGGATAAAAAGGTGGTGTTCGAGCCGGCCATTCCGGAGTACAAGATGGCAATCGCGTTCCTGAACCGCTTATACGAGGAAGGGCTGTTGGATCAGGAATCCTTTACCCAGGATGCCAAACAGATGCTATCCAAGACGAAGGACGAAACGCCAAAGGTCGGTTTGATCGCCTCTTTTAACGGAACGTATGAGCTGGGGGACAGAGTTCATGAATACGTGGCGATGCCTCCGCTGAAAGGACCGGAGGGTCACCAACTGTGGAGAAGGCAGGACAACCGGATCATTCTCAACTTCTTCTCGATTACGAAGAACAACCCGTACCCCGAAGCGACGATGCGTTTGGTGGACACATTGAACGATCCGAAATCGGCGATGCAGTTTAAATACGGTCCCTTTGGTACCCATCTGAAGGAGAAGTCGGACGGCAAGATTGAAATCGTGCCGCCTCAGGACGGAATGGATATCTCCACTTGGATCGGCAGCACGACGCCTTCGACGGCCTTCCCGCTTCTGGTCTCAAGCGAATGGCTGCAAAAGCTGGAGAAGAGCGAAAGCGATAAGCTGCGCAACGGATTTTATGAAATTTATAAGCCTTATATCGTTCCGGAGGATCGGACGTACCCTAATTTGTATATGACGGCGGAAGAGAACAAACGTCTTGGCGTACTGGCAACCGACATCATGACGTATGTCCGCAAAATGGAAGCTAAATGGATCGTGGAAGGCGGCATTGAAGCTGAATGGGACAAATACGTAGAAGATTTAAAGCGAATGGGATTGGATGAAATGATCGAAATCAAACAGCAGGCATATGACCGTTATATCCGTAGTTGA
- a CDS encoding sialidase family protein — MNMEETAHRIRPCADDYVTVFESPDPQSVYCYSPAIINLPGGRLVLTMDLGGKGVPDLPGPKGSRKGFITQGKVFVSDDKGRTWQHTHDFPFMHARPFLAGGALYILGHCVNLMIIRSDNGGLTWSEPVQLTDEGDWHQAPCNVHYAKGNVYLVMEDIRQHDMTVWPVSEIQPVLMRAREDADLLEPVSWTYASRLTAVDAFPSDRLDYFGVPFFTENSDYLKGQLNCPPVGWLETNVVQFTDPDHYWYDPEGRTFHLWARAHTGGTGFAAIAKVVENDDGTMTTMLETTPSGKRAVFVPCPGGQMKFHLLFDEVSRLYWLLSSQSTDSMTRKERLPAERFDLPNNERHRLQLHYSTNCIDWCFAAIVSIGASPKQSRHYASMAIDGEDLLIASRSGDARAKDAHNGNLITFHNIRNFRSLVYG, encoded by the coding sequence TTGAACATGGAAGAAACCGCGCACAGGATTAGGCCGTGTGCCGATGATTATGTCACCGTATTCGAGTCGCCGGATCCACAGTCCGTTTATTGTTACTCGCCTGCTATTATTAATCTGCCAGGCGGACGACTCGTATTAACAATGGATCTCGGAGGAAAGGGAGTCCCCGATCTTCCGGGGCCGAAAGGTTCACGCAAAGGGTTTATTACGCAAGGGAAAGTGTTTGTGTCGGACGACAAAGGGCGTACTTGGCAGCATACGCATGACTTCCCCTTTATGCATGCACGCCCCTTTCTGGCCGGAGGAGCACTTTACATTCTAGGGCACTGCGTCAATCTGATGATCATCCGATCCGATAACGGGGGGCTTACCTGGTCCGAGCCGGTCCAGCTGACCGATGAAGGGGATTGGCACCAGGCTCCTTGCAATGTCCATTATGCCAAGGGGAATGTATACCTGGTTATGGAGGATATTCGGCAGCATGACATGACGGTGTGGCCGGTTAGTGAAATCCAGCCGGTCCTCATGCGGGCACGGGAAGACGCAGACCTGCTGGAGCCGGTCAGCTGGACTTACGCTTCCCGCTTAACAGCCGTCGATGCCTTTCCGTCGGATCGTCTCGATTATTTTGGCGTCCCCTTTTTCACCGAAAATTCGGATTACCTCAAGGGTCAGTTGAATTGCCCGCCCGTCGGCTGGCTGGAAACGAACGTCGTTCAATTCACCGATCCTGACCATTACTGGTATGATCCCGAGGGCAGGACGTTTCATCTGTGGGCGAGAGCTCATACGGGAGGTACCGGTTTTGCCGCCATCGCCAAAGTAGTGGAGAACGACGACGGCACAATGACAACGATGCTGGAGACGACGCCTTCCGGCAAACGAGCAGTGTTTGTCCCGTGCCCCGGAGGGCAAATGAAGTTTCATCTGTTATTTGACGAGGTGAGCAGGTTGTATTGGCTGCTCAGCTCGCAGTCCACAGACAGCATGACGCGCAAGGAGCGCCTGCCGGCGGAGCGCTTCGATCTGCCGAACAACGAGCGGCACCGTCTTCAGCTCCATTACTCAACGAATTGCATCGACTGGTGTTTTGCGGCTATCGTGTCGATCGGAGCCTCGCCGAAGCAGTCGCGGCATTATGCCAGCATGGCCATCGACGGGGAAGATCTGCTCATTGCCAGCCGATCGGGCGATGCCAGAGCCAAGGATGCGCATAATGGGAACTTGATTACGTTCCACAACATTCGGAATTTTCGATCTCTCGTATATGGATAG
- a CDS encoding dihydrodipicolinate synthase family protein encodes MTKKAELTKKFEGVFSLLLTPFHEDGSIDWEAYERYVEWQLSFRPQGLFAVCGSSEMKWLTLTERLELMRRAVKLAGNTPVVATGNLEAPKLQQEELKQVMDTGLAGVVLVPPAGMGVDQGKLADHFAGLADIAECPVILYEWPLVEPYAIEPWVYSRLTDTGSVIGIKDTTCTMEGIMGKIEVAQGTIVYQANTPFMLEAIRQGAKGIMAIVSAAGAGSVLDFWRTASLGSAHAEKLHRELVYLDALLRFGYPSSAKMLAALQGVPMGSTVRSSGVTTLEAKKAMEVWLQTVKV; translated from the coding sequence TTGACCAAAAAAGCGGAGTTAACCAAGAAGTTCGAGGGTGTCTTCTCCCTACTGCTAACCCCGTTTCACGAGGACGGAAGCATCGATTGGGAGGCTTATGAACGCTACGTGGAGTGGCAGCTGTCCTTCCGGCCCCAAGGCTTGTTTGCCGTATGCGGCAGCAGCGAAATGAAATGGCTGACATTAACGGAACGGTTGGAGCTGATGCGAAGGGCTGTGAAGCTGGCGGGGAACACCCCGGTTGTGGCTACGGGCAATCTTGAGGCTCCGAAGCTGCAGCAGGAAGAGCTGAAGCAAGTGATGGATACGGGGCTTGCGGGCGTCGTTCTTGTCCCCCCGGCCGGCATGGGGGTCGACCAAGGCAAGCTCGCGGATCACTTCGCGGGGCTGGCCGATATAGCGGAATGTCCGGTCATACTCTATGAGTGGCCCTTGGTGGAGCCCTATGCAATAGAACCCTGGGTCTATTCCAGGTTAACGGATACTGGCAGCGTGATCGGGATCAAGGACACAACCTGTACGATGGAAGGCATAATGGGTAAGATCGAGGTGGCTCAAGGTACGATTGTTTACCAGGCGAACACCCCGTTCATGCTGGAAGCCATTCGTCAAGGAGCTAAGGGTATCATGGCCATCGTTTCGGCTGCCGGAGCAGGCTCTGTTTTAGACTTCTGGAGGACGGCTTCGCTAGGATCGGCCCATGCGGAGAAGCTTCACAGGGAGCTTGTATATCTCGACGCGCTGCTCCGATTCGGTTACCCCTCCTCGGCGAAAATGCTGGCCGCTCTTCAAGGCGTGCCCATGGGATCGACGGTGAGATCCAGCGGCGTTACCACACTCGAGGCTAAAAAGGCGATGGAGGTTTGGCTGCAAACCGTCAAGGTTTAA